The genomic segment GGTTATTAAACTTATTAGACGATTCAAAATTCGAAGTCCacgcttgaaataatatgttaaaagacaaaacctataaaaaaaaaaaaaaacttaaaaaatatttataaattacattacaaacaaacatttatatgtataaaatattttttaaaattatatatatgtaatgtcgggttggtttggttcgatttgaccttttttttttagttcaaaccaaaccaattatggtcggattttttttttcaataccaaaccaagtcaaaccaaatcactagaaagatttttttctcggtttaaTTAAGATTGTCGGTTTGGTACGGCTTGTCGATTTTCTTTATACACCCCTAGCTGTAACTCGTGGTCGTTCAAAACTTAGTTGAGAAAGATCAAACCATGGCTATACTATGCCTCTGATTACATGTTAAAACGAAGTCTGAATTGGCGGGGGAGAAATGAATGCCAAGTATCCCCTGGGAGGAAGCTCTGATGCCTAAGAAAAATCAGCAGAGACCAATTCTAATAGTAGTAATAGCAGAGAGAGGATTTTATGTGTATCTTGTTATTTAAAAGGATATGTTGTAGATAATATGTCATTCTTCTATTGGCTACATTAATGGTGATATCAGTTCATTTGCTCCCTCACttacatatgatatgattgatGGCTAGGACTTAGGAGGACTCGTTCACTTTGTTGTTTCAAGGTAATGCAACCAAGTACCGAGCTAATCTTTTTATAATTTAGGAGTACTTCTTGATTCAGTTATTGTTTGCTTATAATACGAAGATAATGAAAACACACATTAACATATTATCGTCGATGTCTTGTCACGCTTAAGTTCAGTATAGTATTAAAAAATACTTGACTTTTATCTAGCTCTCATGTGTTTGTGATCTTTAAACTTAACTCTTAAAACTCTTAACTAAGCAACAGAGAATGATACTCTCTGCTCAGAGAAAATGGCGAATTCTGATACAGTTTTCATATACTATGATTTATCAGCTGCATCCACCAACGAAAATCACCAAGGGAGCGAATGTATTGATGTTtgatattttttgtcaaattCAAGAACGAAATTATTTTCACCAAATAGCACATGATATGTTTTCTGCTTATAGTATTTAAGTTTGACTATTTCAAAATACCGATAGCACGTTCAAATGGACTGTGTTACCAAATTTAACAAAGTGCCTTTGGtactaaattaattttttttaagttcccATTGACAGTTGGCTATTGCATTAAAGAACATTGCTTTTGTAAACTAATGGAGTAACTATCTTCTcaataaaaatgattatttgaAACCAATTATTGGTACGTTATAATGAGTTGATCGAATCACGTTTCATCGACTAAACCAAACGTATGTTTATCTTTAGTCTTTACACAGATAGCAAATATATGTCTTCgatcttttccaaattctatCTACCTTTCTGAATATTAGATACAATCACAGCGTTAATAGAATTCCAATTTATGACTAATAAACATAGGAGTAGGAACAAATTGAATACAATTGTGCATGCTTGATCAATTATACCTTTTTCCCCGCTTGAACTCAGGTCTGGCTAAATTGAATAAGCAATTTTATAAACtcctaaaaaacaaaaaattaacatAGAAGTTAGAATCCTCaggatacttgataaattgcACACAATCATACGAAGAAGGAATTGCAGACAACAAAGAAGTCTTTGTTCCCGCACTTTAGTATAAAGTAGCACTTTTTGACTTAGCACGATGTCAAAGAGATTACAGTATTCAATTTggttattgaaagaaagaaaagtcagaAGGCATGAAACACTGTCAAAATATATTACTATAATCACTGAAGATTCAGAAAAAGGTTGAATGCAGGATGTTTGGTAATAGTATCCCACCACACACGTCTTCCTTATGGTCAACTTTCCTCATTTCTGTTTTAtatttagaagaaaaaagaagataagaCCTACCACATCTGAAGCAAACATATTGCCGACATCCCCACATTTTCTGCAAAACAAATTTAAACATCAGGAGTGTAAAAGGTTGGCTGCGGGGTGGATCTGCATGTACCATCTTCTGCACCTGATAAAATTTTATCaaagtaaaataaaaggtagGCCACAAATGGACATGTATATTTAAATACACATACTCTTCTATTATCACTAATCAGAATCTTAAATTCAAGGAGAAAAGGAAAATCAAAAGAAGATACAACACAAAATCAAACAGTTCTTATCATAAATTTCTCCCCTTTTTTCTATCTGAATAAAGAAATTATGCCTCATAGATACACAATGGCAGACTTCGgaatcaattttgtttagcCTTCCCAAATCCTTTACTCTTGCCCTTACTGCCTACTGTTTCTCTTTCCACATCAATCTGTAGTCATGGGTTGACTGATGCAGCACCTGAAACGGGCCTTTCTGACCGTTGTCAAGATCTCTGTTTCGGCAACCTCAAGCATTCTGACCACCTGAGAGAAGGGTGGTCTGTTGTCAGGGTTAGCATCCCAGCAGCGAGTCATGATTTCGCCTAGGACAGGCAAACAATCACTGGGGATGGTTGGACGGACACATTTGTTGACAACTGCAAACGCAGCCTGCACAGCAGTCATGTTCTGGAAGGGAAGCATCCCCGTAATGAGCTCCCACAGAACAATGCCAAAGCTATAAACATCAACTTTTTGTGTGTATGGTCGGTGCTGGATCATCTCCCTGCAAAACACAGTAAAATGCACTCAAGTAGCCCACAACAGCACACACAATGCTAAACCACAACTAGGAACATTGTCCCTCTCTCTTTTGCAACAGGAATAATGAACGCATATtggaagaagaaacaaaaatatgaGGGAATGACATTGATGGTTTCCTAAAGTTATGGAGCAAGCAACAAATATATTTCTCAATGAATCATAATTAGATGTGAATGAAACACATAATAAGGGGCATTCTTTACAGTGTGCCATGTGTGTGTTTAAAAGCAAAAACTGCAAAAAGTGATATGGTGCAGGTGGCTTGATGAAACACATACTtcttttaagtaaaaaaaaaaaaaaaaaaaacaagatacATAAATTAGTAATCAAAGTGCAACTAAAATAACTAATTTGAGCATCCTATGAACAATCATGTCAATATTAATCTAACTCAAAGTTGAGATTCAATGAACTGAAGGCTTCTTATTGGGATTACTTACCACATCATTGCTTGAATCACATACTTCTCTGAAGCGCATGGCTTCACCAATGATGCGATAACCCCTTGCTTCACATGTTTTAATTGCTTTAAGGGACAAAATCATAGCTTTCGATAAAACTGGTGCCATGTGGGATGCCACCTAACAGCGGAAAATTTGAGGAGACATTTAGTGAAACGTTGGTTCTGCATGTGTAAGATGCATGGGTGGATGCAGAGAATTGTAGAACATTAGGATTTTGAGAGAGAACTTGCACATTTCCACCCAATGGTACAGTCTAACTTTCAAAGAAGTGGTTCgaaaatcatggaaaactaAGGTTCAAAAATTGTGAGATGATTTTCTCATCACCTGAAACCTTGGTGCCAGGGTTTCCCAGCACGTAGGAGGAGGTGGTAGGTAATCAATGGAGTAGTCGAGAAACTCACACAAGCTACTCGAACACCATcgttcaaaaaaatatatatgatatgggtGTATGGTAACACTAGGGTACCCTCTAAAATAATTGTGCTCCCTTTCAAAAGTAGAGGGTGGAGAGGATGGAGATGTGGAAGATAGCAGAACGTACAACTTTTTGGATACGGGGGCAAGAAAGGAATAGTCACACTTCTGAAGGAATCGAGAGATCAGCATGTTCAGTCAAAGGAGatgttttgtttatttgtacGTTAATGTAAAGGATATatccccctctttttttttttttgggacaaggATACATCCCTCTCTTATGAAATAGATAGTCGAATTTTTAGATATTCGATGTCATATATCTCGTATAGTTGACACCGTTTTGGTATTTTTAGGCAACGAGAagatttgaattatttttgtttcaGCATAAAAGAAGCAAACAAATAATGACCGTTACAAATTAGTGAAATATGTCTATCAAGACCATGGGTTCAAATGACGAGGATAAATGAACAATAGTCTCTCATGAGTCTATAAGTAATCAAGCTTGGAAGTAAGCGATCACCGATAGAAACAGAAAAAGTCGGAAGAATTAATTATAGATCTCCAATCGTCTAAAGAAATGCCTGCTTTGACAAGAATAAAGAAAATGTTAAAACACGCTGGAAggcataaaaagtttgtttgtttttttttttttttttttttttttttttttttttgggttgttgtgttgataAGGTGGAAGGCATAGTAAGTTCCATTACCTAAATATGCTGTAGAATTAAACTTTATTAGTTTAAAAGCATATTCGAAACTATCTCAAGTGATGCAAAGACCATATCACGGAGGAGAAAACTGGAAGGGAAGTGGTTCAAGTTTCAACATTATTAAAGTGAGATTTAAAAGGATTCCGAGTGCAGAAAAGTTTGACATAATCCGATGCGAGGGAAAAGGCTAAAGTGTATAAAATATTCCTTCCGATACTTCAGAGACGGAATATATAAACTCCTTGAGGGCTGAGGCGGTTGTATCTGGCAGTCTGGTACTGAACAAAATCCTAAGTACCATGAAGAATAATCCACACTAGGGGCACGAACAAGAACCGCCTACTGCAATATTCACAAGGGACTCTGGAACAAGAATATACAAGATCTTTGCTCAAGCGATTTTGCCTCCAGAAGAGAAAGAGAGCCGAAGAGAGAgagccccaaaaaaaaaaaggagaaacttTAAAAAGGAGCTACAACAGCCGTTTTGGAATAAAAAGCACCTTTTCGACAAAGGTCTTTCATTATTCTccacattaaatgtacaattaTAATGAGATCACAAAAATGTACCAAACTAAGGAATGTAACCAAGGGACTTCAACTTACCAGATTAGAGCCCAGTACCAAGAGGCAAAATTTAGGACCGTAGGACCTGTTTTAAAAAGTAGCAAGGCACCAAATCAAGGGGAGGAGGTACTACGGATGTCTCCTTAAACCAGGAGGTTTCAAACACGttttttatattcaaataaaattcATCATCCCCCCCTCCTCCCCCAAACCACACACCGACTACAACGCTTTTCGAGGTGGGTGAGCATCAGAGCTTTTTAAGGTGGGTGAGCATAACTGAACAAAGAATTTTCTCAGAAATATGAGAGGGCACAGAGAAAGGTATTCCCGAATCCTGAGTACCGGGGTTAAAAGGGGACCACATCCCACCTGTAGGGAGAAGGCTGCCTTAACTTCCATTTTAAAGAATTTATCAGTTCAAACCATGCAGTATAAGATCATTTATATTAGAATAACAACTATGCCTCAATCCAAAGCTATATGACTACTAAATAGATAATTTCTATTAACTGTATAACTTACACCATGAACTGTAAAGTCCATTTGAGATCATTTAGGTGTTCGAAGGAATTCATGAAGAGGCAGTTAATCTCTTCCATCTTAAGGTAAAAACCTAATATTTTATGATTGGAAAGTTAACACTAAGTCTGCAAAATAATTTTCCTCATGCATTACCAAGAGCAGAAAACGATTAAATTTCAATGTGTTTCCAAAGACATGTAAAGGTTAGGATGATACAAGTCATCTATCACATTAAAGAGTCACTCATAGGCCTAGTGAAGTTAGATTTTGGAAGCTATCATCAATCACAATAAAGCATTTTATACACGCGGCCAGGCAGATCTACAATGAAAATACCTATAAAATTTGATTTCTAGACCTAATAATAAAAACTAAACATAGGTCGAGCTTCACCAGGTAAATTTCAAAATAGTCACCTATGTCCAGACACTGTTTGCACCTAATATCCTAGAAAAGATCTACAAGGAATAACAGGCTCTACTTCAGTCTTCCATGCCCACTTAACCTTCCATAAGAAGCATTAAAACCAGAAATCCCCATAGGACTTGAACTAAAATATTCGATGTACTCTCAGTAGCCATATTCAGGAACAATCTCAAAGCAAAAGATAGTAAATGCTATGATAATACAAGTTGTATTTTTGCCAATCTACTCTTCTTACTTCAATTGTTTGAAATAGGGCAAGGAGTAGAAACTCATCTTGGAGCAAGGTGTGGCTtcgtggtcaatgaagtggtgCAAACCTTGGAGACCAAGGTTTAGACAGAAGCActatgtgatttcttcccatttgCATCTGCCTAAGCCTTGGTGGACCGAGTAATCCAGTAACTGCATTGGcgggaggtagcaggtacctGGTGAATACTCGGGGTGCACGCTAGTTGGCCTGGAGACCAAGTTATAAAAGGAAACACTAATTTTGGAGCTAATTCTATTGAATTTTAAGTTAAGAATAAGAGATGatataccaaaaaaataagtttaaccACTTAAGCTGAAGTGCCTTCTACTACCAAACACAAATGGTTAACATTTCTCAGTTCAATTACTGTTACATGGAACAAGCGCCATGAACAATTTATTATCAGAGAGTTCGGTCAGATGAAATAAAAACCAAAGACTGGTATAGGAGGTAACAGAAGATGAGAGACAAATATATGGTGAAGCGGTGAAGCCAAAAgacatataataactttacactTTGAAAGTTTAAAACAAAGGTGACAGATGAGCTTCTGTATACTGTTCTAACTAGAACATTACTTAAACACATAAGCGTGAACTACGGTTCATCTCTCTCAGACACATCCCAAAAACGAATTCCATGAGCTAGACTGAGTGAAGCACACtaaaaccacaaaaaaaaaaaaaaaaaaaaaaaaagtctttttgaCATTTCTAGCAAGAGGAAGTTTAAAGGTTGACAGGAAGAAACAACTTCTCTCTCTTAGCAATACCATGCATACAATATGAACATTAGGCACAATCAATCTGGTTCTTTGAAAAGGCCATACAGTTCTTAAACCCATCATTTTTTGACCTCAGGGGTTAGCTCAATTAGCAAAGGATGGGGCACTTGTGTCTAAGTCACAAGTTTGAGCCCTTCACTAAGCAATTAAGGCCAATATTTAAGAGGGTAGGGGGCGGGGCCATCATCCCCAAGTTTCGAAAGCTCTGGGTGGCCCAAAGGGTTGACTCCAGACGAAATTTACGAGGAGGGTAGAAGGACGGGCCCAGCATCCCTGAGTTTCGGAAGCTTAGATTGGCTCAAAGGTTGCAGGTAGACGGGCGAGCCCATCATCCCCGAGTTTCAAGATTCCGGTTGGCCCAAAGGATTGGCTCCAAAAGGGTTTCTTGATCATAAAAAATAAACCcatcattttcactttaattcTATATTTGGCAAAGCAGGTGTAGCTATATTTAGATCATCAGATAGAAGATACAGTGCAAAAACAAATGTCCAGGCAAATATCATGTTGGAACATAAACATATCTTATTGCTACCATTCTCTGTTCTCTTTGATAAGTTAAAGGCACTTGTATTGCAAACAAAAGTATGCAAAACATTTGAATAATTCTACTAAAAGCAAGGAAACTGAAACCATAAAAGAAATCGACGGAACAGCCGAAATAGCTCTGTGTTATGgttatatttaatttaacatTTCGAGAGGGGGGCGGCAGCAGCGCGGGGGACAACGGACCTCTGTATTATGGTTTTGTCAAAAGACCAGATTAGAATAAGACAATCACATCTAACAAGGCAGCCAAAAGGTTAGAAGCTTACGGAGCCATCCAGCGGTATGTTCCAGTCTCTGGTGTCATTCCTTCTGTCTGCACCTCAATACGAGCAACCCCAAAGTCCGCAATCTTGATTGATTTATCAGCAGCAATTAGTAGGTTGTCAGATTTCAGGTCACGATGTATCAGATTCAAGCCATGCACATATTCCATACCCCTTGCCACATCCAAGGCCTGCTTCACTGCTAACTTCAAGGGCACAGATCGATTTTGTCGCTTATTGAGAAATTGACGAACTGATCCTCCTTTAGCATATTCAGTGACAATACACCACACCATGGGTTTACGGCATCCACCGATAAACCGAACAATATTTGGATGTTTCAAATTTGCCAACATCATCACTTCCTGCTGAAACTGTTGCTCCATCAACTGAGCCCTCTCAAGATCATTCTCTGGCCTCTCTAGAAGCTTGATAGCAACATCCTCACCATTGTAAGTTCCCTTGTATAGTTTCCCAAAAGCCCCCTGAGCAAAAGCAGGCCCCATGTTGAGCTTCCTCAAATCAATTGTCCACTCATCATAATTCTCAAGCCCATTGGTAGGAAATCGAGGATCCATCAAAGCTTTAGCTAGGGCATCGTCACTCAACCCATGAGAAGCTTTCCCCTTATTTACACTAGCTGCAACAGAATAGTTATTGTGGACACGCTTGAGACCCTGGTGGTTCAAAATACGAGTGTGCGAATCATTTGATCCAACACTGCTGTTATCCATCGACATTGCAACTGAACCTCCACCATTGCTCATCTGCAAGCTCCCATAACTGTCGATTGACATGTTTGATCCCTCACCAAGCTTATGGTAAAAGTTTTGCGACAATCCATAATGATCATGGTTTTCATTTAAGTCTATATTAAGTCCCCCAAACTTTGGAGCCTCCAACATTTTTCCGGTCAAGCAGCTGCAGCTAAAAAACTATAGGTTCTTCTGCATGTGGATTTGTAAGTCAAACTTCAACTCTCAACAACCCTGTAAAAAGCCATGAAAAATCAGAGCTCGTTTgttgaaaattcttttctccaACTTCATGCATCAAAACACAATAAACAAAGATTGATTTCAAAATGAACACACAGCATGGAAGCTTGATGAAAACAAACGACACAAGAAAAATCCCTCTTCAGTCTTCACTGACTGGTAAGATACTCCCTCTAGTTCATAAAAGTTGGTGTTTtaccttttcattttgtttcaaaataattggtgtttcacaaaatcaagaaggcattaatttttttcttttttcaattttacccttatgaTTTAAATAAATGGAGTTTTACATAACCAAGAAACCGTTAAAAAGCTACTTCTATATCAAGGCATTTGATTGGTTAAGTTAGTAAAAGTACTTTTACTTTCTAGGACTAAGTAATCTCTTAAGGGATTTGTGCCCGAGCTAAAAACACCACTTGTTTTCAAATGGAGGTAGTATATTATTTAAAGGAGAGATTATCCTCAACTTCCAGTTCATTTAATGCCTTCAAAATTAGCTAAATGACTCAGTAATTAAGATGACAAATCATTTACTACTTCCCTCTTGTCCTTTTTATATCCCTtatttaaaatccttaaatCATAATTAATAACTATATGCTTTCATAAAACAGCAAGGGTAGAATTGGGAAAAAGCAAATTAATGCCCTCTTCATTATGTAAAACCACAAATATTCTTTTTGGGGCTAAAGAGacagaaaaaattaaaactttctTGAATTACATGCAGAAAAACCTTCAGAAGCCTAAAACATCTGAAACAAAATTACACACACGCGGACAcgcccacatatatatatatatatatgtgtgtatcaACTAAAAATTAATAGGACAATTAACTGAAATTTGTTGAAAAGACATGAACAAAAAAACATAAAGAGAGCAAAGAAGAGGGGTTTAATCGTAATTACAGCAGAAACGCGTCACAAAAATAAAGTCAGATAGTTGAAGCATAAGCAGGCAAAAATTAAAGCTATACCCAAAACCCCAGCACACAAGTTAGAAACAAAAGCTGAAAATTAccacaaaaatcaacaaattaAGTGATCGAGGTGTAAAATCTATAGTAAAATTACCTCGATCGACAAAGACTTGACTTTGGAATATCGATTGTTTACTATGCTATATGTCCCAAAAACAAACCGATCGATTTAGCAACACCCAAAATAGCTGTAAAAACCAAGTCTATATAAACGACGACGTATAAAGAGAGATAATAATAAAagtagagagaaaaagaagaagaagaagaagaagaagaagaagggaaaatgAAGACTAGAAAGagtaaataaatgaatgaatgTGTTATTAGCTACtatatgagtttttttttttttttttttggagtgttTGGTCTGTGGTATTTTTAGTGAGGAGACATCTGGTGTGGTCACTCCTACCTTTCTCTTCTGTCCTTACATTCCCACTTGGTGTTGGTGGGCTGTACCtgtgtactccctccgtctcaaaatatttatgcaTTTTTCATTTACATGTCCAAGCATTTATAAGGTTagcattttgactattttaccccttaacatattttatcatattttctctcctcaataaatatttattcCATTAATGATGAAATCTCTTAAATATTGATATGTGAacttacaaaatcagcccattgaTGTAATTAATATGagggtaaaatgaaaaagaaactacttaattttatcttggtaaaataaaacgataaatattttgagacaaatatttttagtaaggacgataaatattttgagatggagGAGTAATATAATTAAGCTAGAAAAAAACTTCAAAGGTGCATGTACCAAAGAGTGTTACCCCTTGTTTGCATAGTTGTTTCCCGTAGTTCATTAATGTATGATTTTCTAGAAAATCATGTTTGTTtgcattgttcttaaaattatgt from the Lycium ferocissimum isolate CSIRO_LF1 chromosome 11, AGI_CSIRO_Lferr_CH_V1, whole genome shotgun sequence genome contains:
- the LOC132037035 gene encoding serine/threonine-protein kinase STY13-like isoform X2, whose amino-acid sequence is MLEAPKFGGLNIDLNENHDHYGLSQNFYHKLGEGSNMSIDSYGSLQMSNGGGSVAMSMDNSSVGSNDSHTRILNHQGLKRVHNNYSVAASVNKGKASHGLSDDALAKALMDPRFPTNGLENYDEWTIDLRKLNMGPAFAQGAFGKLYKGTYNGEDVAIKLLERPENDLERAQLMEQQFQQEVMMLANLKHPNIVRFIGGCRKPMVWCIVTEYAKGGSVRQFLNKRQNRSVPLKLAVKQALDVARGMEYVHGLNLIHRDLKSDNLLIAADKSIKIADFGVARIEVQTEGMTPETGTYRWMAPSYGPKFCLLVLGSNLVS
- the LOC132037035 gene encoding serine/threonine-protein kinase STY13-like isoform X1 codes for the protein MLEAPKFGGLNIDLNENHDHYGLSQNFYHKLGEGSNMSIDSYGSLQMSNGGGSVAMSMDNSSVGSNDSHTRILNHQGLKRVHNNYSVAASVNKGKASHGLSDDALAKALMDPRFPTNGLENYDEWTIDLRKLNMGPAFAQGAFGKLYKGTYNGEDVAIKLLERPENDLERAQLMEQQFQQEVMMLANLKHPNIVRFIGGCRKPMVWCIVTEYAKGGSVRQFLNKRQNRSVPLKLAVKQALDVARGMEYVHGLNLIHRDLKSDNLLIAADKSIKIADFGVARIEVQTEGMTPETGTYRWMAPEMIQHRPYTQKVDVYSFGIVLWELITGMLPFQNMTAVQAAFAVVNKCVRPTIPSDCLPVLGEIMTRCWDANPDNRPPFSQVVRMLEVAETEILTTVRKARFRCCISQPMTTD